The Mycobacterium sp. EPa45 genomic interval CCCGACGGCACGACGATGCAGATCTTCGGTGAGGGTGGCGGCCGCCAGGTTGCCGAAAGCCTCACCCGGTCCATCGGCGCCGACGTGCCGCTGCTCGGGCAGGTACCGCTGGATCCTGCGCTGGTGGAAGCCGGCGATTCCGGTGTACCGCTGGTCCTTTCAGCGCCAGACTCGGCGGCCGGCAAGGAGCTGCGCGGTATCGCCGACAAGTTGGCGGCGCGGCGACGCGGCCTGGCCGGGATGTCACTGGGCTTGGACACCACCCGCCACGGCTGAGCTACTAGGTCGCGTCGGCGTCGAACGGCGCAGGCGTGCCGGGCGGTAGCGGCTCGGGCTTGGGTGCCACCGCTTGCGGCGGCGGCGCGCTGTGCGGCTTCACCGCGTCTGAGGTCGTCCCAGCGGCTCCGGGCGACTGGAATGCCTCGCCGATCCACGAATCATCGCCGTCAAGAAGGTGTTTCGTCAGCGCGGCTCGCGGCGTCATGCCGCGCAGTTTTTGCAGCTCGCTCAATGGCTGACGCAGATCCTCGAACTCGGGCCCGAGGTCCTCGCGCAGTTGGGTGGTGGCGCCGCTGATGTAGTCACGGGCCTGCCGCAACGAGTTCGACGTCCACCGGATGGCGCCGGGCAGGCGCTCCGGGCCGAGAACCACCAGCCCGATGACAAGGAGCACGAGCATCTCGCCCCAACCGACGTTGGCGAACATCGCGTCAGTTGTCCGGCGCGGGGTTCACCGTCAGCGTGACCTTGCGGCCGTCGCGGATGACCTCGATCGGGGCGTCCTGGCCGATCTTGAGCTGACGGATCGCGACCGCGAACTCGTCGGCGTCGGCCACTGTGCGGTTGCCGACCTTGACCACGATGTCGTTCTCGAGGATTCCGGCTTTCTCGGCGGGGCTGCCGGCCTTCACGTTGGCCACCTGTGCGCCCTGCGCGAGGTCGTTGCTGACCGAACGCGCCGAGAGCCCGAGCGTCGGATGCGAGACCTTGCCGTTCTTGATCAGCGCCTCGACGGTTTCCTTGACCTCGTTGACCGGGATCGCGAAGCCCAGACCACTTGCACTGTCCGACAACGACTTTCCGGCGGTGTTGATCCCGATGACCTCGGAGTTCATATTGATCAGCGGGCCACCGGAGTTGCCGTGGTTGATCGAGGCGTCGGTCTGGATGGCGTCGATGACGGTGTCGGTATCGGAGCCCTCA includes:
- the tatB gene encoding Sec-independent protein translocase protein TatB, with translation MFANVGWGEMLVLLVIGLVVLGPERLPGAIRWTSNSLRQARDYISGATTQLREDLGPEFEDLRQPLSELQKLRGMTPRAALTKHLLDGDDSWIGEAFQSPGAAGTTSDAVKPHSAPPPQAVAPKPEPLPPGTPAPFDADAT